The genomic segment TTCCACTTGCCGCTGTTGCGTTGTCGAGCGAGTAGTTGCCATAATCTTGTTCTTTTCCATCTTTTCTCCAATAAATTTGATTTCCCACAATTCCAATTTTTCCTCTTCGACCCATTCTTCAGAAACTTGAGGTTCCGTAGGTTGTGGTGACTCAGCCCGTTTTCTTTTACGAAGTCCCGATCTTATAGAAGTTACCTCTTCAATTAAAAAAAGCAAGTTTTTACATATATTTcgaaattgtttgtttttttttttctttctattaTTCTTACCTCTAATAGTTTTCGGCATTTCCAATGGAATAACAACTTTTCTCCTTAGATATTGGGTTCTTTCACCATATCTTCCAAAGTTTTTCAGTTTTAAAAGCTCAACGGTAACTATTTCAGTTTCCGTATTTAGTTGATGTTTTCCATCTGCCGAAGGGGGTTTCGCAATCATATCATCCCATCGCAGACATGACCAAAGAATTCGTAGTTGAAGTGCAATCGCAGAGAGAGTAGAAACGTTTGATGTTCTATAAGCCCAACAAGTCTTGAACAAAGGCCTCGAACAAGGGTAAGGCCAAGCTAGTTGATTATTCTTAGCTAATTGATGGAAACCGTTTGCAGGAATTTTTCCCCCCAACCTTGCTATCCGTAGCAGCTCATAACGAGGCAAAATTAGTAAACTTTTCTTAAGTTTGTGGGATAAAAAGCTCGATATAAGAGGAAATTTTGAATAAGGGAGATTCTTTCTTGATTTTCCCGCAGCTTCGTCATAAGCTTCTTTAAGCTGTTCATTTGGAGAATGTTTTGCAATATCGTGATGTAGATATATACGGCCACGTGTTGAATTTGTTGAATATATGCGCTCTTTGCCATTAGGATAAAACTCTTTCTCATATTTTATTGTGTCCTCCCGCTTTTGAGGCCGTTGATGGATGGGAAATCGgcgattttgttttttctgtatACCTTCCATGACTAATGTTTGATCAAGTACGTCTTTAGTACCTATGTAAGTCTTAGCTCTTGACTTTATGCTTTTTTTACTTCTCTTCGCTTGCTGATAATCTGAACTTTCATCCACTGAACAAAGGTTTGCGCCTGTTGTTAACGATCCATCGTTTGTCGTTTCCGAACTTTCAATTTCAACATTGCTGCATACGTCCATGTTGTCAATAAAGTCAATTTTTTCTTCCCCTCCGAAAACGCCGGAGTTATTCTCTCCACCATCTATTTCCGATTTCACATTGTGCAGCAACAAATCAACATCATCTTTTGTGGCAAAACATTCATCCAGCAGTTTTTCCTCAAACGGAATGCCAACAATACGAGCCTGTTCCCAGTCATTTGCCAAATCCATTGGTGTGTCATCTAACCACTTATGATCGTCATCATCTATTGAACACAAAGTATCCTTTTTACCTTCCGTTAGCTTTTGTTCCAATATTGATGGTTTCTTAACCGCGCCAAGGATTGCAGCCACCGTCTCTTTGGATCCATTTCCCGCCGTGTGCGCCTTTCGAAGAAGTAATAATAGTTCTTTTTTCGCACGTGCCTTTTGCAAACAAAGCGGTGAATAGCATGTATTTTGTGTTATCTGGGATACTGCGTTTGAATTAGTGTTACATTCTTTTGTATAACACCGGTACTGCTTTGCAAACCTATTTAATTGGCTAAATTGCAATCGTAcgctttgaatttttttggccAATGAATTCACAAGATCTAAGTTAACACTACTATTATTTTGAGTAACTCCCATTTTCTGAGACTCCACCAGGcgaagtaattttttttcaagaaatGTTGTTCTTGCATTGTTATTGCCGACCATTGGACTATGTTCCGCTGACGAAATATTGCGTTCTTCGCTTTTTAAAGACATTTGTTCTTCGGCCTCTTTCAACTGTATGCGTCGCGACAATAGATCGTCCAAAGAActttttttagctatttttggatataaaagCCTACCCATCATTGAAAGTGATTTCGAAACGTCTATCATTTCAAATCGTTTATGATCGATGTCGTGTACTTTTACATCTTTGTAATTTTCTAGGTAGTAGTAATCGTGACCTTGCATTGCATTTTTTTCACattgtaaaataaatttatgggtGCGCGGATCAACCGTCACAATTTTATTCTCATCGCAACCATTTGAATAATAGACATTGATTTTATACGGCATCATAGCCTGTCCACGCATCGCCGAACGACGGATGCGGCCACACCGGCGATTGGATGATAGCCACATCCATCCCCATTGACCATGAACTCTGTATTCTTCTCCTTTCTGTTTCCAAACCTGATGTTTCAGGCCCAATGTATATTTAATGTAGTTAAATGCTAAACGGTACCTTTCTTCTTCGTCGTCACGTTCTCTCTTTTCTCGCTTCTCTAGCTTTTTTCGATCTTCGCGCTCCGCTGCTGTTATGCGTCGCAGGGACGTATGTCCTAATTGTTCGTGCCATACATTTgcgaaaattacatttttcaCCGACGATTGAAATAGTAACATAACCAAAGCAAAATCGGCTGCCGTGCGACACGACATTACTGCAGTAGTCCATAGTTTTTTCAAACTACACCAATTGGGATTAAGAAACGGAGAGGCAATATTCTGTTCAAAAGACAGCAGTGTCTGCCGCAAAGTTGTAATAATGTTGTCCACGGTGCCCATGGTAACGCCCATCCATTTGAATTCAGAAGCGGTTGTAAGCGAAAATTTATGAGACAAATGCCTACGCTTATCCCTCTCTTCATTTCGTTGCGGCTTATTTAGTGCTATTGGGTTCGATGTGTATTGATTGACATACGATTTAAATGTATTCTCCATTCCAAGTTTAAAATAGTGCACATTGTTGGCTTGCTGACATGACTTCTGTCTCGTTAAAACCTTACATTCCTGATTTTTATGAGCGGCTTCTATCGATTCGTCGATGCTATCTAAACTATTTCTTCGctcatttttattttgattttcagcATCTATTTCAATTTCCAGATACGATTTCTTATTGTGTTTGTGTTCATTTGTGAGTGATTCGGTTAATTTCAGCTGTCTTATTATTTCATCTTTTAGTTCCAGAAGCTGGGCATGAAGTCGATTTTCCAAATCATCACCATCGAGGACACTTAAGAGggattcaaattttgatacggTGCTGTAGTACCAAACTTTCTCGCACGATTTATCTTCAACAAATATCCTTCGAGCAATAAACCAAAACTTTCTGCCATGTCGGTCTAATCCTAGTGCATCGTGACGTATCAATACTCCTTGCTTCTCCTGAGGGAGTATACAATCCACTACACCATTCACTTTATGAGCCTTACAGATTCCGCATTGCCAGTCTTCGGTTGGAACGTCTAACATTGGGGGTTCGACACACTCTAAATGATAGACGGCGGGACATGTTTCGCAACATAATAAATCTCCGAGACGATGACAAACCCGACAGTGATCATCATAGTGTATGGGCCCTTCCTGAAGCATGACATCTCTTATAGCATTTGTAGTCAAGAATTGATCGGAAAGAAACTGCAATACTTTAATACGATCATCAACACCAGTGTACGGATATTCGCCATTCGATAAAATATTAGAAACATGACGATCAAATGAATCATCACTTTCAACATAACTTCTTAAAACTTCTGGCCAAGTTATTGCATCAATCAAATATAAACTTATATTTACTGTATCCTTTTGATCCAGCGGACTAAAGTGTGTCCCTTGAACGTCTTCTTCACGCAAAATAGCCTTTAAAAGCATTATGTGTATATCAGTTAGTAGAGCACTTTGTTCGTCACACACAAGGGCAGCACACAAATCTTCGAAGCGGAAGGGTGAGAGGCGAACTAAATGACGAAATCTCCGGAGAACTTCATACACACTTAATGCGTTCATAATGTGATTACTTTCTATAAGTAAATCATTGGATGATTCTGGAAGTTCTAATGAATCGTATTGTCTATCCTGAAGCCACACCGGATCGGGGCTGGGAGGACGTGGAGGCCTTCCTATACCAGCCTGTGTGAAACTACATACTGAAAATTCGGACTCACTCTCATTTCCGCCATCAATGCTATCCTCTTCAGAGTTTGACATTAGTATATCTTCATCGTCACTTTTATCTGTTGAATCTCCGAAATCAGATCCATAGTGATATTCGGATTCGtagcctaaaaataaaagttgataAATATATTATTATAAAGTCGATTaaattagtgagtaggtggaaaCATGTTATCTGTAAGTAGCAAAGCAGTCCGAAAAGGCCCCTGATAAGGCCAAAATCGCGCAATCACTATTGCCTGTCCAATGCATTTTGCACAAGAATCTACCAATGTAGAAACTTTAAAGCCTCAACACCTAAATATTTCTGATAATCCCCTTTATTCCCATTGGCGATGGCGTAGTCGAAtgtcgaaatttttacaaaatggtattGTGGTTTTCGAAGACGAAAATGCGTTTACATTCTTGGTATCACATAAGCCAAATTTCACTTTCAATTTGACGAAAACGATCGATATATAAGTTAATTGCATTCTAAACAACATCGCGCCTGTTTATCGAAAGAGTATGGAACCTACTTCATATTTTTTACCACAATATTTTCCTTCTCCCAAACTGTCGAAGGCGAATAAGTTACAGATTACCATGAAATGTGAAATTCGCCTTCGACTGCTTTCGATTTTCGCCTTCGACGAAGGCAATAAGGGTGAATGACTCCCCTTACCAAATGTTCGAAACTTCGAAACGCGTCAAATCATAGTTGGTGTggagaagaaggaaaatggCTTTAAGTTTTCCATTGCATGCAAATTTTCGATCGTTAACgacatctcgaaagagaaatctAGTAGCAAATAAAATTGTAtctaattaaacaaaattgaatCTACCAATCCAACCATATCTCCGGTGCCAGATATAAATATATACGGTACTAGTTATAATTTTATCTGGCCCTAGATatttatatctgccatatacagTGACGGACTAAATAATGGGGTCACCTACCACTTaatacaaaagtgaaaaaaagttgTGTAGCAACAATTATcacaaaaattattgttttaacATATTTCATTCATAcaacttataaagggtgatttttttgaggttaggattttcatgcattagtatttgacagatcacgtgggatttcagacatggtgtcaaagagatagatgctcagtatgctttgacatttcatcatgaatagacttactaacgagcaacgcttgcaaatcattgaattttattaccaaaatcagtgttcggttcgaaatgtgttcaaattttgacaaattttgttcagcgatgaggctcatttctggttgaatggctacgtaaataagcaaaattgccgcatttggagtgaagagcaaccagaagccgttcaagaactgcccatgcatcccgaaaaatgcactgtttggtgtggtttgtacgctggtggaatcattggaccgtattatttcaaagatgctgttggacgcaacgttacggtgaatgaacacatttcgaaccgaacactgattttggtaataaaattcaatgatttgcaagcgttgctcgttagtaagtctattcatgatgaaatgtcaaagcatactgagcatctttctctttgacaccatgtctgaaatcccacgtgatctgtcaaatactaatgcatgaaaatccttacctcaaaaaaatcaccctttacaatataAAATCTACGTATATTTAGCAACCCTATGCCTGAGAAGacgagtgttttttttttcagctggTCATTCTAATGTTTTTATACTACAATTCACTCGGGAAAGTTGAATTATCAACAGTTTCGGATATTTACATCACAATTTTCCTGCAAATAAATTGTTGCTGCAGTTCCTGTTGTTGTATGTCTCAATTCAATAAACAATATATAGCTGAATTCCAGTGTTTTCTTTGGTACCATGTGGCGTTGGTGCTTTGAGAGAGCACAAATTTTTATCATTTGGTTGTACCAAATGTCTTGAAAATAGTTCTGGATCTGAGAAGCGTTCATTACGCGAAGAGCTTTCTTTACTAAATACCAAATTTGATGCCTTTGTTCGCAAGGATAATGACGTGTGTGTTACGTTGAAACAAATTTTTGCTGATATGTTTGCGGAGTTTAAGATTGAGATGTCTTCATACattaaagaaatgaaatcggaCATTATGGCATGtgataaaaacattaaaaatgttgAAACTTTTACTTTGCTAATAAAATTTCTGCTCTCGAAATCCAGACAAATGCACTTTACCGAAAGTTGAATATGGCAGATTATTGTAATGCATGTCATTCCCAATGGTTTGAAGAATCTTCCTGAAGTGTTGGTTGAACTTGCTAAACACCTTGTAATAGTGATATTAATACTATTCTACGATTCTGATTGAATATTTAATAACTACTTCAGTTCTATGAAATTAAGGCCTCTTAATGTTACGGATGTGATCTCTGACCCTGCTGCCTCAGTTTTAAATAACAAAGTATTTTTGAACGAACGAACAAGTAAACTGAATATGCTCTGTATAAAGCTGGAAGTTCAAGCTAAGAAATGCTGATAAACCGATTGCGTTACTAGCCCTGACTGATGGCAAAGAAgtgaaatgttgttgttgttgttgttattgttattgtagcagtgtattgtacactgaggcggcagcccttgccgatgaagtactccaccgggtcaatccggtacgtacaaccggctgccatgggattggttgttGTAGGTGAAATGTGATTACAAGCAGTGCGAGAAACTTCTTAATGGAGTTTACCCTTAATGTGTATATTTCCCCTTTTGTAAATTTACAATTTTGGGTATATATTTCTTTTGTATttgatttttgcatttttttctttaacgttaacaatctgtttagatttgtaaaattttattttgatctcaATTGGTCTTGTTGTTGGTCTTGGTTCCCTTTGGCAATGCATATATTAATTACCAGTGTCTCATAGCACTAATTTAGGTCCTGTGGTCAGTGACATTACGTCATCAGTTTAACAAAGCTCAATTCATCTAGTTTTGTTGCTCCAAAACTAGATGAAATCAAAGTTAATTCTGGTGAAAATATTTTCGATGCATTTGCTgtatctgaaatttggctaaCAGTGGCTATTCCGGGATATAGGATTGTCCATAATGATCGCTGTTCTAGAGGTGGCGGTGTTTGATGGTATTTGCCAAAGAATTTGAGATTGAGGATAGGTTTTGAATATTCTAATACAA from the Stomoxys calcitrans chromosome 1, idStoCalc2.1, whole genome shotgun sequence genome contains:
- the LOC106092088 gene encoding nucleosome-remodeling factor subunit NURF301 isoform X2, coding for MSGRGSRKRGRPPKTPNERAGSKFNYQLLKKPKYLSKNSDSQSTPSASRASSPQESEGSRNNRKAPTKSRGRGRKSNANTSYSNRKSYESEYHYGSDFGDSTDKSDDEDILMSNSEEDSIDGGNESESEFSVCSFTQAGIGRPPRPPSPDPVWLQDRQYDSLELPESSNDLLIESNHIMNALSVYEVLRRFRHLVRLSPFRFEDLCAALVCDEQSALLTDIHIMLLKAILREEDVQGTHFSPLDQKDTVNISLYLIDAITWPEVLRSYVESDDSFDRHVSNILSNGEYPYTGVDDRIKVLQFLSDQFLTTNAIRDVMLQEGPIHYDDHCRVCHRLGDLLCCETCPAVYHLECVEPPMLDVPTEDWQCGICKAHKVNGVVDCILPQEKQGVLIRHDALGLDRHGRKFWFIARRIFVEDKSCEKVWYYSTVSKFESLLSVLDGDDLENRLHAQLLELKDEIIRQLKLTESLTNEHKHNKKSYLEIEIDAENQNKNERRNSLDSIDESIEAAHKNQECKVLTRQKSCQQANNVHYFKLGMENTFKSYVNQYTSNPIALNKPQRNEERDKRRHLSHKFSLTTASEFKWMGVTMGTVDNIITTLRQTLLSFEQNIASPFLNPNWCSLKKLWTTAVMSCRTAADFALVMLLFQSSVKNVIFANVWHEQLGHTSLRRITAAEREDRKKLEKREKRERDDEEERYRLAFNYIKYTLGLKHQVWKQKGEEYRVHGQWGWMWLSSNRRCGRIRRSAMRGQAMMPYKINVYYSNGCDENKIVTVDPRTHKFILQCEKNAMQGHDYYYLENYKDVKVHDIDHKRFEMIDVSKSLSMMGRLLYPKIAKKSSLDDLLSRRIQLKEAEEQMSLKSEERNISSAEHSPMVGNNNARTTFLEKKLLRLVESQKMGVTQNNSSVNLDLVNSLAKKIQSVRLQFSQLNRFAKQYRCYTKECNTNSNAVSQITQNTCYSPLCLQKARAKKELLLLLRKAHTAGNGSKETVAAILGAVKKPSILEQKLTEGKKDTLCSIDDDDHKWLDDTPMDLANDWEQARIVGIPFEEKLLDECFATKDDVDLLLHNVKSEIDGGENNSGVFGGEEKIDFIDNMDVCSNVEIESSETTNDGSLTTGANLCSVDESSDYQQAKRSKKSIKSRAKTYIGTKDVLDQTLVMEGIQKKQNRRFPIHQRPQKREDTIKYEKEFYPNGKERIYSTNSTRGRIYLHHDIAKHSPNEQLKEAYDEAAGKSRKNLPYSKFPLISSFLSHKLKKSLLILPRYELLRIARLGGKIPANGFHQLAKNNQLAWPYPCSRPLFKTCWAYRTSNVSTLSAIALQLRILWSCLRWDDMIAKPPSADGKHQLNTETEIVTVELLKLKNFGRYGERTQYLRRKVVIPLEMPKTIREVTSIRSGLRKRKRAESPQPTEPQVSEEWVEEEKLELWEIKFIGEKMEKNKIMATTRSTTQQRQVESSSSSSSNGSIASNGGPNKNLVIIKSGEEAKEKSEQPIKIQRVLTNPQKKSLHEMTRVSTHAKGQIIGSRRVIVKNPDGTTRIIQQTVASPASRTNTVNSTSVATTVASITNTSSTSSSTSSNYMHSPVQHNQNTANSQSNSLNVTSSSPAPQQHKVQIIRGPDGKVSVRGLSPGQQLIQMPDGKLHVLTTTNSSSSSPQVGGSSASGQTSFSKKLPIKQPIAQANSPVVKQITVKQISKNSSGSVPAVQKIVSNPVRAGTKFASQVLNQNAPSSPVVQKVMSNVISNPAAASGTKIISSNQGLQQLIVQPGQKLLVGQNAQGQKVLIQPTSQTTSPLGSIAPTPSTTNQQQIVLNQSAGGVANTINPDSQQPQKVIQQIVNTSNVQQQILVGGQRIILSPGQTIVTQRSVPVQNSAVPVLQSSSTQKSATQTSSSLVQSSQATKIVKQVVLPQPQMTSNAFDTQANINSLKTPQHTVNTSCTATAAPITNNQQQIIVQNSTLAQQLAQGKLQVATINGQQVIIKPLGNNQAQIVAHIKTQSDGNAHIVTNSPTENQMSPTKIMPVSQSNQETGQTVSQVASSQPQQSPASQTMSIEESLLQGQPPGTVIKCVTAQVIQTEQGPRIVLQGLVGNDFTQQQLALVQQQVKQQLLKAQESSGKQGVLGPTKIYLAVQPSNTSGQPPPLTPVHQTQQTTHLGTPKTHIEKTTTAPQNTISNNSINFKSNIYRESTTVEYEPSNAPLLRAAETTRNEVTSQFAEFPSTDIQQNLNIDTDFHVGFKNIKSNTALTNATNYVAQNNDTNGKKSNRSLECDLMLQTPKLKVKRENITTYDLSTKLAEGDNSNLTKDLNTLNLLETLERHKDTLKSSILKKRSLLERNLQSEIKEEMSKKVFVNKFDEDNGYGYSSSFADNKKNEQKQHSPKSNGNSNNSLSRGKKLSRKKEKLYCVCRTPYDDTKFYVGCDICSNWFHGDCVNITEEDSKKLSEFICDDCKKARDTQELYCLCKQPYDESQFYICCDKCQDWFHGRCVGIVQSEAEFIDEYVCPACQKNNSVNMANMKNLSENETSELCKLIKHIQAHKSAWPFMEPVDPNEAPDYYKVIKEPMDLKQIEEKLSKNVYNKLSEFIGDMTKIFDNCRYYNPKESSFYKCAETLESYFVQRIKNFRESVVSQT
- the LOC106092088 gene encoding nucleosome-remodeling factor subunit NURF301 isoform X1, whose amino-acid sequence is MSGRGSRKRGRPPKTPNERAGSKFNYQLLKKPKYLSKNSDSQSTPSASRASSPQESEGSRNNRKAPTKSRGRGRKSNANTSYSNRKSYESEYHYGSDFGDSTDKSDDEDILMSNSEEDSIDGGNESESEFSVCSFTQAGIGRPPRPPSPDPVWLQDRQYDSLELPESSNDLLIESNHIMNALSVYEVLRRFRHLVRLSPFRFEDLCAALVCDEQSALLTDIHIMLLKAILREEDVQGTHFSPLDQKDTVNISLYLIDAITWPEVLRSYVESDDSFDRHVSNILSNGEYPYTGVDDRIKVLQFLSDQFLTTNAIRDVMLQEGPIHYDDHCRVCHRLGDLLCCETCPAVYHLECVEPPMLDVPTEDWQCGICKAHKVNGVVDCILPQEKQGVLIRHDALGLDRHGRKFWFIARRIFVEDKSCEKVWYYSTVSKFESLLSVLDGDDLENRLHAQLLELKDEIIRQLKLTESLTNEHKHNKKSYLEIEIDAENQNKNERRNSLDSIDESIEAAHKNQECKVLTRQKSCQQANNVHYFKLGMENTFKSYVNQYTSNPIALNKPQRNEERDKRRHLSHKFSLTTASEFKWMGVTMGTVDNIITTLRQTLLSFEQNIASPFLNPNWCSLKKLWTTAVMSCRTAADFALVMLLFQSSVKNVIFANVWHEQLGHTSLRRITAAEREDRKKLEKREKRERDDEEERYRLAFNYIKYTLGLKHQVWKQKGEEYRVHGQWGWMWLSSNRRCGRIRRSAMRGQAMMPYKINVYYSNGCDENKIVTVDPRTHKFILQCEKNAMQGHDYYYLENYKDVKVHDIDHKRFEMIDVSKSLSMMGRLLYPKIAKKSSLDDLLSRRIQLKEAEEQMSLKSEERNISSAEHSPMVGNNNARTTFLEKKLLRLVESQKMGVTQNNSSVNLDLVNSLAKKIQSVRLQFSQLNRFAKQYRCYTKECNTNSNAVSQITQNTCYSPLCLQKARAKKELLLLLRKAHTAGNGSKETVAAILGAVKKPSILEQKLTEGKKDTLCSIDDDDHKWLDDTPMDLANDWEQARIVGIPFEEKLLDECFATKDDVDLLLHNVKSEIDGGENNSGVFGGEEKIDFIDNMDVCSNVEIESSETTNDGSLTTGANLCSVDESSDYQQAKRSKKSIKSRAKTYIGTKDVLDQTLVMEGIQKKQNRRFPIHQRPQKREDTIKYEKEFYPNGKERIYSTNSTRGRIYLHHDIAKHSPNEQLKEAYDEAAGKSRKNLPYSKFPLISSFLSHKLKKSLLILPRYELLRIARLGGKIPANGFHQLAKNNQLAWPYPCSRPLFKTCWAYRTSNVSTLSAIALQLRILWSCLRWDDMIAKPPSADGKHQLNTETEIVTVELLKLKNFGRYGERTQYLRRKVVIPLEMPKTIREVTSIRSGLRKRKRAESPQPTEPQVSEEWVEEEKLELWEIKFIGEKMEKNKIMATTRSTTQQRQVESSSSSSSNGSIASNGGPNKNLVIIKSGEEAKEKSEQPIKIQRVLTNPQKKSLHEMTRVSTHAKGQIIGSRRVIVKNPDGTTRIIQQTVASPASRTNTVNSTSVATTVASITNTSSTSSSTSSNYMHSPVQHNQNTANSQSNSLNVTSSSPAPQQHKVQIIRGPDGKVSVRGLSPGQQLIQMPDGKLHVLTTTNSSSSSPQVGGSSASGQTSFSKKLPIKQPIAQANSPVVKQITVKQISKNSSGSVPAVQKIVSNPVRAGTKFASQVLNQNAPSSPVVQKVMSNVISNPAAASGTKIISSNQGLQQLIVQPGQKLLVGQNAQGQKVLIQPTSQTTSPLGSIAPTPSTTNQQQIVLNQSAGGVANTINPDSQQPQKVIQQIVNTSNVQQQILVGGQRIILSPGQTIVTQRSVPVQNSAVPVLQSSSTQKSATQTSSSLVQSSQATKIVKQVVLPQPQMTSNAFDTQANINSLKTPQHTVNTSCTATAAPITNNQQQIIVQNSTLAQQLAQGKLQVATINGQQVIIKPLGNNQAQIVAHIKTQSDGNAHIVTNSPTENQMSPTKIMPVSQSNQVHQETGQTVSQVASSQPQQSPASQTMSIEESLLQGQPPGTVIKCVTAQVIQTEQGPRIVLQGLVGNDFTQQQLALVQQQVKQQLLKAQESSGKQGVLGPTKIYLAVQPSNTSGQPPPLTPVHQTQQTTHLGTPKTHIEKTTTAPQNTISNNSINFKSNIYRESTTVEYEPSNAPLLRAAETTRNEVTSQFAEFPSTDIQQNLNIDTDFHVGFKNIKSNTALTNATNYVAQNNDTNGKKSNRSLECDLMLQTPKLKVKRENITTYDLSTKLAEGDNSNLTKDLNTLNLLETLERHKDTLKSSILKKRSLLERNLQSEIKEEMSKKVFVNKFDEDNGYGYSSSFADNKKNEQKQHSPKSNGNSNNSLSRGKKLSRKKEKLYCVCRTPYDDTKFYVGCDICSNWFHGDCVNITEEDSKKLSEFICDDCKKARDTQELYCLCKQPYDESQFYICCDKCQDWFHGRCVGIVQSEAEFIDEYVCPACQKNNSVNMANMKNLSENETSELCKLIKHIQAHKSAWPFMEPVDPNEAPDYYKVIKEPMDLKQIEEKLSKNVYNKLSEFIGDMTKIFDNCRYYNPKESSFYKCAETLESYFVQRIKNFRESVVSQT
- the LOC106092088 gene encoding nucleosome-remodeling factor subunit NURF301 isoform X3; its protein translation is MSGRGSRKRGRPPKTPNERAGSKFNYQLLKKPKYLSKNSDSQSTPSASRASSPQESEGSRNNRKAPTKSRGRGRKSNANTSYSNRKSYESEYHYGSDFGDSTDKSDDEDILMSNSEEDSIDGGNESESEFSVCSFTQAGIGRPPRPPSPDPVWLQDRQYDSLELPESSNDLLIESNHIMNALSVYEVLRRFRHLVRLSPFRFEDLCAALVCDEQSALLTDIHIMLLKAILREEDVQGTHFSPLDQKDTVNISLYLIDAITWPEVLRSYVESDDSFDRHVSNILSNGEYPYTGVDDRIKVLQFLSDQFLTTNAIRDVMLQEGPIHYDDHCRVCHRLGDLLCCETCPAVYHLECVEPPMLDVPTEDWQCGICKAHKVNGVVDCILPQEKQGVLIRHDALGLDRHGRKFWFIARRIFVEDKSCEKVWYYSTVSKFESLLSVLDGDDLENRLHAQLLELKDEIIRQLKLTESLTNEHKHNKKSYLEIEIDAENQNKNERRNSLDSIDESIEAAHKNQECKVLTRQKSCQQANNVHYFKLGMENTFKSYVNQYTSNPIALNKPQRNEERDKRRHLSHKFSLTTASEFKWMGVTMGTVDNIITTLRQTLLSFEQNIASPFLNPNWCSLKKLWTTAVMSCRTAADFALVMLLFQSSVKNVIFANVWHEQLGHTSLRRITAAEREDRKKLEKREKRERDDEEERYRLAFNYIKYTLGLKHQVWKQKGEEYRVHGQWGWMWLSSNRRCGRIRRSAMRGQAMMPYKINVYYSNGCDENKIVTVDPRTHKFILQCEKNAMQGHDYYYLENYKDVKVHDIDHKRFEMIDVSKSLSMMGRLLYPKIAKKSSLDDLLSRRIQLKEAEEQMSLKSEERNISSAEHSPMVGNNNARTTFLEKKLLRLVESQKMGVTQNNSSVNLDLVNSLAKKIQSVRLQFSQLNRFAKQYRCYTKECNTNSNAVSQITQNTCYSPLCLQKARAKKELLLLLRKAHTAGNGSKETVAAILGAVKKPSILEQKLTEGKKDTLCSIDDDDHKWLDDTPMDLANDWEQARIVGIPFEEKLLDECFATKDDVDLLLHNVKSEIDGGENNSGVFGGEEKIDFIDNMDVCSNVEIESSETTNDGSLTTGANLCSVDESSDYQQAKRSKKSIKSRAKTYIGTKDVLDQTLVMEGIQKKQNRRFPIHQRPQKREDTIKYEKEFYPNGKERIYSTNSTRGRIYLHHDIAKHSPNEQLKEAYDEAAGKSRKNLPYSKFPLISSFLSHKLKKSLLILPRYELLRIARLGGKIPANGFHQLAKNNQLAWPYPCSRPLFKTCWAYRTSNVSTLSAIALQLRILWSCLRWDDMIAKPPSADGKHQLNTETEIVTVELLKLKNFGRYGERTQYLRRKVVIPLEMPKTIREVTSIRSGLRKRKRAESPQPTEPQVSEEWVEEEKLELWEIKFIGEKMEKNKIMATTRSTTQQRQVESSSSSSSNGSIASNGGPNKNLVIIKSGEEAKEKSEQPIKIQRVLTNPQKKSLHEMTRVSTHAKGQIIGSRRVIVKNPDGTTRIIQQTVASPASRTNTVNSTSVATTVASITNTSSTSSSTSSNYMHSPVQHNQNTANSQSNSLNVTSSSPAPQQHKVQIIRGPDGKVSVRGLSPGQQLIQMPDGKLHVLTTTNSSSSSPQVGGSSASGQTSFSKKLPIKQPIAQANSPVVKQITVKQISKNSSGSVPAVQKIVSNPVRAGTKFASQVLNQNAPSSPVVQKVMSNVISNPAAASGTKIISSNQGLQQLIVQPGQKLLVGQNAQGQKVLIQPTSQTTSPLGSIAPTPSTTNQQQIVLNQSAGGVANTINPDSQQPQKVIQQIVNTSNVQQQILVGGQRIILSPGQTIVTQRSVPVQNSAVPVLQSSSTQKSATQTSSSLVQSSQATKIVKQVVLPQPQMTSNAFDTQANINSLKTPQHTVNTSCTATAAPITNNQQQIIVQNSTLAQQLAQGKLQVATINGQQVIIKPLGNNQAQIVAHIKTQSDGNAHIVTNSPTENQMSPTKIMPVSQSNQVHQETGQTVSQVASSQPQQSPASQTMSIEESLLQGQPPGTVIKCVTAQVIQTEQGPRIVLQGLVGNDFTQQQLALVQQQVKQQLLKAQESSGKQGVLGPTKIYLAVQPSNTSGQPPPLTPVHQTQQVSWNKYYN